The Helianthus annuus cultivar XRQ/B chromosome 16, HanXRQr2.0-SUNRISE, whole genome shotgun sequence genome includes a window with the following:
- the LOC110920362 gene encoding uncharacterized protein LOC110920362, protein MKTISGVWNKIAKLFTNTKIGGLPLRNYMKGEVCRGTEISFWLDPWAINEPLKLKFPELFRMESEKKCSVADRIRFQGLDRVLVWNWKSPMTDPGVISEFQQLLAVIETIQFTGNGDRWLWTPDKEGKFSVKAVKNLLHSDIATANGFVMDWCKWVPAKCNIHAWRLEMERIPTGEALKKRNTQIGDSVCPLCFSAEESSLHLFTGCLVASNIWNGISMWCKIPYIIVFSIKDLLGIHKELRASERKKDAVQGIIMIACWSIWRARNKLIFSNKPIRIAVAAKGGPFL, encoded by the coding sequence ATGAAGACGATTAGCGGTGTTTGGAATAAAATTGCCAAATTATTCACTAATACAAAGATTGGAGGTTTACCTCTTCGGAACTACATGAAAGGCGAGGTGTGTAGGGGCACCGAAATCTCCTTTTGGCTTGACCCTTGGGCTATTAACGAGCCTCTCAAACTGAAATTTCCGGAATTATTTCGTATGGAGTCAGAGAAGAAATGCTCGGTTGCGGACAGGATTAGATTTCAAGGTCTGGATCGGGTTTTAGTTTGGAACTGGAAGTCGCCCATGACTGACCCTGGTGTTATTTCGGAGTTCCAGCAGCTTCTTGCTGTCATTGAGACTATCCAGTTTACAGGCAACGGCGACAGGTGGTTATGGACGCCCGATAAGGAAGGTAAGTTCTCTGTCAAGGCTGTTAAGAATCTTCTCCATTCGGACATTGCGACGGCCAATGGGTTTGTTATGGACTGGTGTAAATGGGTACCTGCCAAATGCAATATTCATGCTTGGAGATTGGAAATGGAAAGAATCCCTACCGGCGAGGCATTAAAGAAAAGAAATACTCAGATTGGAGATTCGGTGTGTCCATTGTGTTTCTCGGCCGAAGAATCCTCATTACACCTTTTTACTGGATGTTTGGTTGCGTCTAACATTTGGAACGGCATTAGTATGTGGTGTAAGATCCCGTACATCATTGTGTTCTCGATTAAGGATCTTCTCGGTATTCACAAGGAGTTGAGAGCATCAGAAAGAAAAAAAGATGCGGTACAAGGAATTATTATGATTGCCTGCTGGAGCATATGGAGAGCGAGGAACAAATTGATTTTCTCTAATAAACCAATCCGAATagctgtcgccgctaaaggtggtCCATTCTTGTAG